One segment of Nomia melanderi isolate GNS246 chromosome 10, iyNomMela1, whole genome shotgun sequence DNA contains the following:
- the LOC116433736 gene encoding uncharacterized protein LOC116433736 translates to MIVREDDNGIVVLKWKDVRDVRILSTKHAPIMTSSSNSTHRGRPLKPEPLVIIAYNNGKTGIDRSDQMVSYATTIRKSIKWYRKLALHLLLRTTIVNAHIVYQRATNKKIKIRKFRELLVTEWLSSENTMPDNNKNKTKKMSHYLEIRKNQQDKPIRRTCALCYQRNRQTVERKEARKNVKKITTYGSNCPNTPQVCLKCFKEYHVT, encoded by the coding sequence ATGATAGTACGAGAAGATGACAACGGTATTGTGGTGCTAAAATGGAAAGATGTTCGCGATGTTAGAATATTATCGACAAAACATGCACCCATTATGACTTCAAGCTCGAATTCTACACATCGCGGTCGTCCTCTAAAACCGGAACCTTTGGTGATAATAGCGTATAATAATGGAAAAACTGGTATCGACAGGAGTGATCAGATGGTGTCATATGCCACAACGATACGGAAAAGCATCAAGTGGTATCGGAAATTAGCCCTGCATTTACTCTTGAGAACAACTATAGTAAATGCTCATATCGTGTACCAGAGAGccacaaataaaaaaataaaaataagaaaatttcgagAACTTCTCGTTACCGAATGGTTGTCTTCGGAAAATACTATGCCtgacaataataaaaacaaaacaaagaaaatgtcGCATTATTTGGAGATTCGTAAGAATCAGCAGGACAAGCCTATAAGAAGGACGTGCGCCCTATGTTACCAGAGGAATAGGCAAACTGTCGAACGCAAAGAAGCGAGGAAAAATGTCAAAAAAATTACGACCTATGGTTCCAATTGTCCAAACACACCTCAAGTGtgtttaaaatgtttcaaagaataCCACGTGACAtag